The window TACAAAAACTAAAACTCTGATTCAGCTTCTTGCAAAGGCAACCGACCCTTGAATTATCAAGAGGTATATCAACCGTTGCACCGCGATCATAGGGTTCAGGAGGAAGGGGTGTAAGCCTTGAGCCACCTCCCTGAAATGTAGCACAAATATAATGAGATTACAAAATCATGTATATCAGATTATATCCAGAGCGAAACTTCATTTTGAAATTAAAGTGCGAAGGTTCTTATACGTGTATATATATATATAAACACACGAACATATCGTCTGTGATCCAATTCTTATGTTTCTTCATTTTCTTCGTAATTTAAGCCACTAAGCTAAAGACGAAAACAGCTGCATTATGAACATAAATTCACGGAACAGAGAGATCCAAATTAACATTGAAGATTTGAAGACAAATATTGTTGGCCTATAGATACAAACATTGTGAGTTACCGCAAAGGGATTAACATCATCTTCAGCGAAAGGGTTAGCTTCGTAGCGACTCATGGGAGCGAAGCAGGCGATCCAAGCTCCTCCGGTGAGTGCAAGCCGGACTTGGTTATCTGAATGAGAGAGTGCTAGAAAAGCGTTGAACGTGAAAATGAGAGAGAGAGAGAGAGAGAGGTGTTTGTTTTGGTTTTTGAGAATTTGAGAGGGAGACAGAGATATAGAAGCGTTTTGGAATCGGAAAACGTACGGCCTCTGAGTCTCTTGGTTCCTGGGAAAACTGGAACGGAAAAAATCAGAGAGCCAAATTACGCGCGTGAAACAGAGAACAAGATTTCATAGCTTTGTTTATATAGCAACTTTGCTTGCATGAGTCGACTTTCAAAAAAAAAAAAAAATCCAAAAAGAATTATATTTTTGGAGGAAAATTTTATTGATGAATTTTCATTGAACTACACAAAAATAAAAAGTGACTAATTATATGATGTGTTTAGGATACAATATTCTTCTGTAAAACTAACTTGGAGTAAGAAAATGTGGAGCTATTCGCGCTCCACCTTTCCGATCTTACTTTGTAGGAGCGTAAATAGCGTTCCTCAAGAACATTCACAATCACTCAGAAATGAAAATTACTATAAAAACAAAAATCAAAATGGTGTAGATTAACGGCACAAGTAGATAATAGCCTATCTTTAAGCAGCTAATTGTGCTTTTGGATCAAACTAATAATATGATGTAGTTTCCATTCATCTTGATTTTGTAGTTCTTGCATGCTTAGCATCGAGGTGTTGATTGAACCAAAAATGTAGCTTAATCAAATAAGACCATGACTGATAGAATAGATCATTATATTTGAATAATTGAATCGGTAGAAACCAAGCTCCTAAAGCATCAAGAAATACTACACAGAAAAAATGTTTCACTATCAAGAATTTATAGTCACAAATAATTGGGTTAGCTAATTTATGCAGCACACACGTCATTGCACGAATCAAACTATTGATTGAACACCGAACTATTGACTGTCACATCCACACCTGTCGGTAGTTGACGGCAGTACGAACTTCAAAGGGATGTGAACTTTGGTGGTGTTAATTTGGAGCATCATCTGCGGCCTGTTCACGAGAGATGTATCTTGTTGATGGTAGCAGTGAGAACTAGTGTCTCTGTCATTGTTGTTTCCTTGATAATCATTCAATAGATCTTATTTGACAGGGTCAGTCTTCACTTGATCCGCTGCCGCGAGGCTCTCTTCGTATCATGTCTAATAGGTCCTGAACAACTTCAGACATTGGTGGCCTGAACTCTGGCTCCGACTGTCAAATAGAATTGTTGTTAGACATATGATTGGGTTTGGAGTTAGGTGAGCTATGTTTACAGGCCCAGATGGTGCCATTTTGAAGAAAACTGAGACACCCAAGGAATATAACAAAGTTTTAGCTACTACGAATTGCTCACCTGAACACATCGAGATATGATGTCAGCAAAGTGTGATAAGGATTTTGTAGGATACTCTCTGTCTAGGGAGGGATCGACCATCCTTGACAATGCATCAATGTCATGAAGCTGGGGAATGGCCCATCTAACCAAGAATTGCTCTCCTCGATTCCGTGTCCTACATTTGTAAAAAAGTTGATAAGAAAAATTTAAGCTTTTACATAGAATTGAAGGAGTAGCCATTACGACTGGAATATGTTTTTTCGGTCACCTGTCATGGGATTTTCGGCCTGTTAATAGTTCTAACATCACCACACCAAAGCTGTAAACATCACTCTGATGAGTATAAATCCCTGACTCAAATTCTGGAGCTCCGTAACCATAGGCCGATAGCAAATGCCCTGACAACTGAAAGAATGAAACAGTTAGCAGTAGATTAAATAGTAGTAGGGGTGAGCATGAAAAGCAGAAATAAAAACCAAGACATTCTACGTGTTGTCTCAAAAAAAAAATGTAGCATGCTCCAAGATTAAAGGAGAAAATATAACTAATGAAATAAATTAAAAATATCAAAGGAGACCTAATCTCTTTAAATGTATCTGGGACCAAGCAGTCCAGATTTTGGCCCACTCAAGAATACACAGATCGCTTGATAGAATTTCACTTTTGTAACTACATCTTAGTGGGATTATCTCTTACCTGACTTACGGAGCCAGATGATATTAAGGAAGCCAAGCCACAGTCAGAGACGCGGATAGAAAGGTCATCATCAAGGAGAAGGTTGTTAGACTTGAAATTCCTGTGTACGATAGGTGGCTGACAGACCTCATGTAAATACCTTCTCACACAAAACAGAGACAATTTAGACTCATATTCTTCTTTTCAGAATTTGATCACGAAAAATATACGTGCAAACAAGTAGGTTCAAAAATTGGCACTCACTCCAAAGCTCTTGCAGCCTCAAGTGCCATTCTTATGCGAGTATTCCACGAGAGTTTCTTTTTAAATTCATCGTCCGAGTGCAGAGTATCATGCAGTGAACCATTACTGCAGTACTCGTAGATAAGAAGCCTTTGACCATGCTCTGCACAGTATCCTATGAGCTCTACAACATTAGCATGCCGGATTCTATCAATGTTGTTTACGAGTTCAAGAAACTCCTCATCCTTCTGGTGATTAGAAGCTCTCTTGTCCAATTTCTTGACTGCAAGTAGCTATAAAGCATAAAAAAGAAAAGAAAAAAAGATTTAACGTCAGTTTCTGAACTCTTCTATGCATATGTGACAGTAAACTGCTATCACATGAGAGGAAGAGATTAATTTAACAAAGGCAATCATTAGAGTAACTTGTGCCTGTATTTTCTTCATTGTGGAAACCATAATCCAAAACTAATGCATAAGTTGGACATTACATCACTTGGACAAAAATCAATATACACCAAGAAAACATAGTTATGCTGTTCTTCTGGAAAGCCAAGGCATACACAAACCAAACAAAAGAGCACAAAACAATAACTATTTTTATTTTTTAGCACAATGTTGACTAGACTTCATCCAATTTCAGTCTATATAAAGCAAATATTATTCACAGCCTATTTTAGTGCATATGAATATTTATAAACATCAATTAATATGATCATGGATTGAGGGGAAAATGGATTACTGTTTGCAGAAAACTTATGACAGAAGGAACATGAAGCATTAAACTAACCTACAAATCATTAGATATACCCTTTCACTTGGTTTTCTGATAAAAGTTCATTCATATTGTGTAGAAAGAATCCAGATTGGTAGAGCATAAAGCAGATAGTCATACAAATGCAAACAAGAAACTACCACAATGGTGCAAAAGAATAAGCACCTAAAACCAGTCAATCAATCAGCAATGATGTAGATGCCAGGAATAAATGAAAACCAATTCTTAATTAAGAAAGAAACCTTTCCATCAGGAAGCTGTGCCCTGTAGACACTTCCCAGCATGCCTGCTCCAATAAGATTATCCTGAGAAAAGCTGTTTGTATATTGCTGAAGTAAAGCAATGGTGAAAGACTTGGCAGAAATAGTGAGGTTTCTTGTGGAAGGCTTCACTGTGTTTACTTCAGTTGGCACGATTGGCTTTACAATGACCCTCTCAACAGGAAATGGTGGTGGAGGAGGGGGTGGTGGAGGAGGAGGGGGAGGAGGCATCAAAAAAGGATTAAGTGGATTCATATCAACCACATGACTATCTCGTCTTTTGGGTACTGCACTCATTCTTTGGACATTTCTATCTTGCTCATCATTTGACTTTGGCATTGCCCATGTTCTTCTGGGTTCTGTTTCAGTATCTTCTTTGGGCCTCACATCTACCTTTTCTGGAACTGTTCATCAAAGTTTTAGCTAGTCACATTACCAAAGTGCATATTTATGATCCTAGAAAACACAGCATAATCATAAATTAAATTGACAAAAAAAAAAAAAATGTGAGAGAAGCTGCTTACCTTTCTGTAATTGATTGTTTGGTTGAACCCGGGACTCATTATCCATGGGTGGATTCTCCCTGTCACGATAAGCTCCTATTTGATGCGGCTTGGATATTCTGTCAGACGCTCCTCTTCGTTTGGTACCTCTTGGCATAAGAAACAAAACTACCAGTACCAAAATAATAAGTACAAACACCCCTCCAACTGATATCCCAACTACCCTTTTAGTGGTAAAAAAGCTCTTTGCTTTTCCAGAATTTGATTTTTCTTGTTCAGTTGTGGGTGGTGTTCCAGGTGGTGCTTTACTAGGTGGTGTTCTCCCAGAAGGTGGTCCCCAAAAGGCATAAGGAGATGGTGGTGAAGTTGAAGGAGGTGATGGAGCCAATGGAGATGTGGGTGGAGGGACTGGAGCAATAGAAGAATTTAATGGATTTCCGTCACTTCTGCATTTCAAAATATTTAAATTATAAATTGCTTCTACTTTCCTTGACAACAATGTATAACCAAAAGAAGTAACTTAGATGTTCCAAGTTAACTGCAACAAAACCCTAACACTTCAGTTCATAATAAGTAGATTATAGTGTGAATGAAACTGCAAGTAATCAATCAGTTTAAAAGGTAAACTAATAAACTCAGTGAGTCTAACCTAAAATTTGGGATGCTCAGCAACTTTGGAGGAATGGGTCCAGCAAATTGGTTGTACTCTATATTCCTGTTCAACAGAGGAAGAACTCATTTATAATGGGAAAGATATAAGATGGAAAACAATAAAAACCCAAAGTAACCCTACAATATTCTACAAATGACAATTAAAATGATTGTTTTAGAGGATTACAGATCGCTCAAGGGAAGATCCTGTAACACGTCAAGTGTTCCAGACAGCTGATTGTGCTGCAAATGTCTGCAAAAAGAATTGTTGGATCATTTACCAACATAAAATATGCATGGTATCAATGGCTTACTCGGGCTAGATACTCACAGACTGGTCAAAGCTTTAGCGTCTTTCAGAGAGGGTGGCAGTTCCCCGCTCATATTGTTAACGGACAAATCTCTGAAACAGGATAAGTACGTATCAGCTACTAGTAGCTTATACAAGTATATCTGGAAAGGATAACTCTGGAGAGTTTAGAATAAGAACCTACAAATTGATCAATGCAGTAAGTCTCTCAAAGGCATCTGGTATTTCACCGGTTAAGAGATTATTGTTAAGAGACCTGATTGGTAAAACAGCTAAAGTGAGAAATCAGTAATGAAAGAAATTAAAACATGGGGACCGCTCTACTGAGCACTAACACTGGAAATAAAGCTATGGACTTACATATCTGTGAGCTGATCCAATGAAGACAAAGAAACTGGGATACTTCCAGTGAACTGATTAGCTGAAAGAAAACTGCCAAAGGTAAAGACAATCATATCTTTTGCATAAGCAGGTGTGCACAATAGGCAGATAATCAGCATTCGCAGTTTAGTATATTATGTATGCCGTATAAACACATAGTTTCATAAAGAGGGCAGAACATACAAGGTTACCATGGTAACAGGTAAAACGGAAGGTATAGTTCCACCAATATGATTGTTGCTTAAATCTCTGCACACAAACATTAAAAACACCGCCGATCAGTAATCCAGTAATGTGTCAACAAAAAATACCGTTTATATTCCAAGAAATGCTACACATCAGCAAATGAAATTACATGATAAAACAACAAACTAACTCACCCCATCAGGGAGAGAAGGAAAGTA of the Fragaria vesca subsp. vesca linkage group LG6, FraVesHawaii_1.0, whole genome shotgun sequence genome contains:
- the LOC101311496 gene encoding protein STRUBBELIG-RECEPTOR FAMILY 3-like, encoding MRSMGRRRSELDYKELKICEHVLIGFILICLAQVSLGATNLQDVAAINSLHAALGTPVLPGWTSAGGDPCGEAWQGVQCNDSAIVSIILNAANLGGELGENLGSFTSIKTIDLSNNHIGGTIPSVLPVTMVTFFLSANQFTGSIPVSLSSLDQLTDMSLNNNLLTGEIPDAFERLTALINLDLSVNNMSGELPPSLKDAKALTSLHLQHNQLSGTLDVLQDLPLSDLNIEYNQFAGPIPPKLLSIPNFRSDGNPLNSSIAPVPPPTSPLAPSPPSTSPPSPYAFWGPPSGRTPPSKAPPGTPPTTEQEKSNSGKAKSFFTTKRVVGISVGGVFVLIILVLVVLFLMPRGTKRRGASDRISKPHQIGAYRDRENPPMDNESRVQPNNQLQKVPEKVDVRPKEDTETEPRRTWAMPKSNDEQDRNVQRMSAVPKRRDSHVVDMNPLNPFLMPPPPPPPPPPPPPPFPVERVIVKPIVPTEVNTVKPSTRNLTISAKSFTIALLQQYTNSFSQDNLIGAGMLGSVYRAQLPDGKLLAVKKLDKRASNHQKDEEFLELVNNIDRIRHANVVELIGYCAEHGQRLLIYEYCSNGSLHDTLHSDDEFKKKLSWNTRIRMALEAARALEYLHEVCQPPIVHRNFKSNNLLLDDDLSIRVSDCGLASLISSGSVSQLSGHLLSAYGYGAPEFESGIYTHQSDVYSFGVVMLELLTGRKSHDRTRNRGEQFLVRWAIPQLHDIDALSRMVDPSLDREYPTKSLSHFADIISRCVQSEPEFRPPMSEVVQDLLDMIRREPRGSGSSED